In a genomic window of Aquila chrysaetos chrysaetos chromosome Z, bAquChr1.4, whole genome shotgun sequence:
- the SLC46A2 gene encoding thymic stromal cotransporter homolog — MVGVTVMRTWIEPVVAGSQVASAFYDTALLLVVKNYYNQTNTTAPSHALEDAQQKAVSNFYIIYNLVLGLSPLVSAYGLSKLGDRIHRKIPICFPLLGYLGSKTLLLLLMLLGWPIEVMYGAAAFNGLAGGFTTLWAGVMALASLGSSESRRSLRLIIIELVYGLAGFLGSMASGYLFVGFSDHYRDGTVLVGCSIACYAFCLLYSIFVLTVPRPAASCPAKAKSAEEVGSQLPAHTGTGAAAAGSSQPSESSSSTPVSPSKLLIIMLFVAAILYDLAVVGAMNVLPLFLLREPLSWNAVEIGHGNAAGYVIFITSFLGVFVFSQYLRDITMIMIGVASFSAGILIMAFVRWTFLFYIARAVMLFALIPLPTIRSMLSKHVEGSSYGKVFVLLQLSLVTTGVVTSTVYNKIYQNTLNWYSGFCFILSFLVSCLSLLPLSIVAIKQRSTTGSLQILTE; from the exons ATGGTGGGGGTGACAGTGATGAGGACGTGGATTGAGCCAGTGGTCGCGGGTTCCCAAGTAGCCAGCGCCTTCTAtgacacagcactgctgctggtggtgaaGAACTACTACAACCAGACCAACACCACTGCTCCTTCCCATGCACTGGAAGATGCTCAGCAGAAGGCTGTCTCTAATTTTTATATAATCTACAACCTAGTCCTGGGCCTGAGCCCACTGGTGTCAGCCTACGGCTTATCCAAGCTGGGGGACAGGATACATCGGAAGATACCCATCTGCTTCCCTCTTCTTGGCTACTTGGGCTCCAAAactctcctgctcctcctgatGCTGCTGGGCTGGCCCATCGAGGTGATGTATGGGGCTGCTGCCTTCAATGGGCTGGCAGGCGGTTTCACCACGCTCTGGGCAGGCGTCATGGCTCTGGCATCCCTGGGGTCCTCCGAGAGCAGGAGGTCTCTGCGGCTCATCATTATTGAGCTGGTGTATGGCCTCGCTGGCTTTCTAGGAAGCATGGCATCTGGCTACCTCTTTGTTGGCTTCAGTGACCACTATCGAGATGGCACTGTGCTGGTGGGCTGCAGCATCGCTTGCTATGCTTTCTGCCTCCTCTACAGCATTTTTGTCCTGACAGTCCCCAGGCCAGCTGCTTCCTGCCCAGCCAAAGCCAAGAGTGCAGAGGAGGTAGGCAGCCAGCTACCAGCCCACACAGGAACAGGAGCAGCAGCGGCAGGGAGTTCCCAACCTTcggagagcagcagctccacTCCAGTATCCCCCTCAAAACTACTCATCATCATGCTGTTTGTGGCAGCCATCCTCTATGACCTTGCTGTCGTTGGTGCAATGAACGTGCTCCCGCTCTTCTTGCTCAGGGAGCCTTTAAGTTGGAATGCTGTGGAGATTGGCCATGGCAATGCTGCTGGGTACGTGATCTTCATCACCAGCTTCCTAGGGGTATTTGTGTTCTCCCAGTACCTGAGGGACATTACCATGATCATGATTGGAGTGGCATCCTTCAGCGCTGGCATCCTCATTATGGCCTTCGTGCGGTGGACGTTCCTGTTCTATATCG CACGGGCAGTGATGCTGTTTGCCCTCATCCCCTTACCAACCATCAGGTCCATGTTATCCAAGCATGTTGAAGGATCATCCTATG GTAAGGTGTTTGTCCTGCTGCAGTTGTCTTTAGTCACCACGGGAGTAGTGACATCTACAGTCTATAACAAGATCTATCAAAACACACTGAACTGGTATAGTggcttctgtttcattttgtcttttctagTCAGCTGCCTGAGTCTCCTCCCTTTAAG CATTGTGGCCATCAAACAACGTTCAACCACTGGCTCCCTTCAGATTCTGACTGAGTGA